The Phormidium sp. PBR-2020 DNA segment ACGATTCCACGGATGTTTTCGCTTGCTTTAACTAAATCGTTAACTTTCTTTAAGTCTCTTAGAATTGTAGCTCGAAAGCGGGGCTGACTGCGAGGGGGGTTTCCCGGACTCCTGGGCAAATACGATAAGCTCTCAAGTGTAGACCACAGTACAGGAGACAACAATGGAGATTCCAGCTTGGATGGATTGGGTGGTGGTTGGCTTTGCGATCGCCATCCTAGTCGGCAGTGGCTTAGTCATGTCCAATGGCGCGATTAAGGCGGAAAAGGAACTCAGTTCTAAGGGACAGAAGAAATAGGCTGACACCGTCGTTGGTCTCAACAGGGTGCTTTCTCCACTCCGGGGGAATTGCACCCTGTTTTTACGGTTAGGAGTTTAAAGATTTCATAAAATTCGATTAATGATTTAACACTGCGTGTTAGTTTAGATATGAACGGGTCTACAAATGAAGTTATTAAAAATTGGCCAACTGCAAAGCGCATCTCTATGGAGACCACCGCCCCTGGGTATGAAGAAGCATCCAATTGAGAAAAGCCAGGTGCAATGGCTATCTAGACTATGAATCCTTCAGATTCAACAGGTTATGGGGATGAGACTCCGTTTCTCAGTCCGTTCTGCTCTCCTGAACACTCTGATAGTTCCTCTTGGCAAACCTGGCAGCATCGTTTAGACACTGCCCTTCTACGACTACGGCGTTCCTTAATCCTGTCTGAGCTATTACAGCAGACGGTTGATGAAGTTCATCAATTGCTCTTCGATGACGACAAGGATAGCTATGTCTATATTTGTTCAGCCGATCCTGAGCAGCAGTTTCAAATCTTGGCCCAGTCTGGGTCATTCCCGGGGGACGCGATCGTTCAACCCGGTTTAGAAATAATAGGACTGGATCAATTCTGGGATGAGCGGATACGTCCCCCAGAGCATTTTTTCATCTTAGACAACCTTCTTAGTCCCACAACCACAGCAGCAGGTTGTGAGCCGGAGAGTCCGTTGGGTAAGCCTTTAGGTATTCCGCTAGTCGTCTCGAATCGGCTCTGGGGTGTTTTAATGATTCAACAGGGTTCGTGCGATCGCCCGTGGCAGTCCTTTGAGCGAGACGGCTTGGAATTACTCGGATCTCACATCAGTCAGGCTATTAGCCACTCTCTGCAATGGGAGTCTCGGGGAACTGCCAAGACTGACGACGACCCCATGACCGGCCCCGAGGCGATCGCACAACGGCAACGGGAGTTAGAGAACACCTTAAACGCCCAGAAAATCAGAGAAACTGTTGCAGAACAATCGGCAATTTTACGCAGCTTCTATAATTCTTGTCCGCTCTGGATGGGAGTTGAAGAGGTCGTTGATGGTGACATCAATATGATTTCTTATGACCAGGCTAGTCTTTCCGTTTTATTTGAGGAAATCAGTCCTAATCCTGAGCTAAACAAGCTGATGGATTTGACAGATATTCGTCCCTCTTCAGAAATTTTTGAACTTTGGTTAGATCGATATCATCAAGCTCAAGTTGAACAACGCCCGATTCAGTTTGAATATCAGTACTCCACCGACACACAAACCTATTGGTTCCTCGCAACCGTCTCTTATCTAGGAATATTCTGTTACCCCTATCCTCGCTTTTCCTATGTTGTTGAAGATATCAGCGATCGCAAACAAAATGAGTTTGAACTGAAGCACGTTAAAGAGCAGCTAGAGCTGGTCATTGAGGCAGCATCAGAAGGATTTTGGGGAATTGACTACCGCAGCGACGAGTATTACTACTCATCGCAGTGGAAAGCCATGTTAGGCTATCACGATCATGAGCTAGACAATTCTGAAGCCACCTGGCACAAGGTGATTTGTCCCGAAGAGTTGGCTGAGGTATCTCAATTTCTAGAAGACTATCGAACTGGTAAAATCAATGAATTTCTGAAGACCATCCGCTTCATCCATAAAGATGGCTCGATTCGGTATATTTATGCGCGGGCGATCGCCGTGAAAGATTCAGAGAATCGGGTTGTCCGGATTATTGGTAGTAACCTAGATATAACCAACTTAAAGCAAACAGAAATTGCCCTACAAGAGAGTAAAGAGAACTACCGTAAAATCGTCGAAAATAGCCAGGAAGGAATCTGGGTGATTGATGATGAGAATAAAACAATTTTTGCCAATTCTCGACTAGAAGAAATGTTAGGGTACTCCCTAGATGAGTTAAGAGGAAATTCCTTCTTAGAATTCATGGAGGACGAGGATAAGCCGGCTGCAATTGAGCATTTGCGACGACGAAAGCAAGGAATTCGAGAGAATCATATCGCAAAACTGCGGCGAAAAGATGGCTCAATGATTTGGGTTATGGTATCTGTCGCCACGAATACAGATGCTCAGGGACATCCCTGTGGTGCGATTGGACTACTAACGGATATGACCCAGATTGTGCAATATCAGGAGGCCTTAGAACTATCCCAGATGCAACTCAAGGGGGTTTTAGATACGTCCTTAGATGGAATTATGGCCTTTCGTTCCCTTCGTGATGCGCAGGGAAGAATTCTCGATTTTGAATGGTTGTTCAGTAATCCTAGCGCCTGTGAACTGGTGGGACGACCTCAAGAGAACTTCATCGGCAAGCAGTTACTGGTCGAAATGCCTGGAAATTGGGAGGAAGGACTCTTTGATGA contains these protein-coding regions:
- a CDS encoding diguanylate cyclase translates to MNPSDSTGYGDETPFLSPFCSPEHSDSSSWQTWQHRLDTALLRLRRSLILSELLQQTVDEVHQLLFDDDKDSYVYICSADPEQQFQILAQSGSFPGDAIVQPGLEIIGLDQFWDERIRPPEHFFILDNLLSPTTTAAGCEPESPLGKPLGIPLVVSNRLWGVLMIQQGSCDRPWQSFERDGLELLGSHISQAISHSLQWESRGTAKTDDDPMTGPEAIAQRQRELENTLNAQKIRETVAEQSAILRSFYNSCPLWMGVEEVVDGDINMISYDQASLSVLFEEISPNPELNKLMDLTDIRPSSEIFELWLDRYHQAQVEQRPIQFEYQYSTDTQTYWFLATVSYLGIFCYPYPRFSYVVEDISDRKQNEFELKHVKEQLELVIEAASEGFWGIDYRSDEYYYSSQWKAMLGYHDHELDNSEATWHKVICPEELAEVSQFLEDYRTGKINEFLKTIRFIHKDGSIRYIYARAIAVKDSENRVVRIIGSNLDITNLKQTEIALQESKENYRKIVENSQEGIWVIDDENKTIFANSRLEEMLGYSLDELRGNSFLEFMEDEDKPAAIEHLRRRKQGIRENHIAKLRRKDGSMIWVMVSVATNTDAQGHPCGAIGLLTDMTQIVQYQEALELSQMQLKGVLDTSLDGIMAFRSLRDAQGRILDFEWLFSNPSACELVGRPQENFIGKQLLVEMPGNWEEGLFDDYVKVVESGIPYTKQFYYNNEGINAWFEIMAVKLGDGFTVTFRDITELKQSQQQLHNLNQQLAARLQDLEQRNQDMKLLNEISDFLQSCLTVEEACLAIGSFIRPLFPDCSGAIYMLNNSRNQVKAVATWGNELESLKQFYPQDCWALRRGTVHSIGPHNHGLKCNHIDTDCTEISAVCIPMIAQGEPLGLLYINGNQGETISSTSQELVRTVAEQVSMAIANLKLRETLQQQSIRDPLTGLFNRRYLDEFFDQEIQRAQRNHHAIGVMMLDIDHFKQFNDTYGHDAGDFVLQQVGQLLSRNVRGSDIACRYGGEEMTLLLPESSFEATTRRAEQICQSIRDLRLTYQGQPLLPVTASLGVASFPEQGLTRGALLRAADKALYRAKAGGRNQVVVG